The Magnetospirillum sp. WYHS-4 genome includes the window GCAAGGGAGAAGTAGCTGCGCGGGCGGGCCCGCCCGAAGAATCCGTTCTCGTCGTCGTCGTCTCCCAGATCGAGGAAGGAGCCGGGGCTTTCGTTCCGCCTTTCGTCGTCATCGTCCCGCCAAAAGAGACCCATGGCACGTTCTCCAAGTAAATGCTGGACCTATGTTCCCACGTATTCTCGCCTCTGGAAGGGCAGCCCCGGCCGTCGCCGGGGCCCCCTTTTGCCAGGAGCCATAGTCTGGAACAGGGACTGTGGTGGCGCGCAATGTCGAACATCGCGGAACATATGTCAATCATCAAAATGGAACATGAGGAACAAAAACCGATTGGCGAGGCGGAAGGGGACGGCGAAGGTGGGGGGCGGATTCGTGAAGGATGACGGCAGAATGACGGCAAAGGGCATCAAGGGGCTGGCGGCCCGGTTCTGAGCGTATTAGAATTCTTTCAATTCCAGTCCCGAACGAGGGGCGGGGCGGGAAGGGCAACCATCAACCGGCAAAGGGGGTTTCGATCATGTCGTCGTTCGCGGAATCCATGGCCTACGGCCTTGGCGTCGTCGTCATCACGTTGGGAATCATCGGCGGCCTGGCCGCTTTCTTCATCGTCAAGTCGGCCAAGAAATAACATCCGAGGCGGTCCCGGAGGCTGCGGGCCTCCGGGGAGCCGCAGCAAGCGTCAGCGCGTCGGCACGTAGTACTGCCGCCCGAACCAATGCCAGCGCCCTTCCCCCGCCGGAAGGGTACAGTTGAGCCGTGAGCGGCCGGGTGGCAAGGGCTTGCGCAGGCGGACCTCCACCCGCGATTCGCCCAGGCGGATCAGGCCGACGCTGCCTTCGTGGGATGCGAAGCAACGCAGGCTGTCCAGGCTCGCCGCCACGGGGCCGACCGAGAAGCCGATGGGCGGCGGGTTGGCGCCGACGATCAAAGGATCGACCGGCGTGATGTCCGCCACCGGCAAGGCGACCGAATTCACCGCCTGGCGGAAGCGGTCCAGGGTGCCGTAGGTCTCGTTCAGGGCGAAGCGGGGCAGATAGAACCATTCAGGCTTCCCGTCGAAGGCCCCCGAGTGCTGGCCGAAGGCGGCCTTGAAACCGGAATCCCGAACGACTTGGGTCACCGCTTGGCCGGTCTCGCCATAAGGATAGGAAAAGAGTTCCGGGACTTGGCCCAGTTCGGTCCGGAACCGACCGTTGGCTTTTTCGATCTCCGCCTTGGCGCGCTCCGGCCCTTCCTGGGCCAGCGAGGCATGGGAGGCCGCGTGATGGCCGACGGTCACTCCGCCGCCCGCCACCATCTCCCGCAACTGGGCCCAGGTGACGTGCTCCGGCGAGCCGCTGTCCAGATGGTCGGTGGCGACGAAGAAGGTGAAAGGCAGGCCGGC containing:
- a CDS encoding polysaccharide deacetylase family protein, which translates into the protein MSRIRVAVAATVAALGIAVEARAVDSAAVVMYHRFGDNRYASTNIRLDQFEEHIRELKSGPYKVLPLPEIVAALKEGRALPDRTVAITIDDAFATVYREGWPRLRKAGLPFTFFVATDHLDSGSPEHVTWAQLREMVAGGGVTVGHHAASHASLAQEGPERAKAEIEKANGRFRTELGQVPELFSYPYGETGQAVTQVVRDSGFKAAFGQHSGAFDGKPEWFYLPRFALNETYGTLDRFRQAVNSVALPVADITPVDPLIVGANPPPIGFSVGPVAASLDSLRCFASHEGSVGLIRLGESRVEVRLRKPLPPGRSRLNCTLPAGEGRWHWFGRQYYVPTR